Proteins encoded in a region of the Syntrophorhabdales bacterium genome:
- a CDS encoding NAD(P)H-dependent glycerol-3-phosphate dehydrogenase, producing the protein MVAVIGSGAWGTACAIHLARKGAHPVLWAYESELCEIINRTRENTYFLQGISVPEDVTCTHLLREAAESSDSILLATPSFALRSVVQQSAPYLTGKKILILTKGLETDTFSRVSEVVTKVLGPETAVAVLSGPSFAREVAKGAHTAVVIASRNKQVAVYFQEMLHDARLRVYTSEDVVGVELGGALKNVMAIGAGMIEGLKLGSNTQAAYITRALAEIRRLGKALGARDATFMGLSGIGDLVLTCTGPLSRNRQFGIDLAAGRKASEIVAGQKSVVEGYYTIDATYRLSKARSVEMPITEELYRIVYLNKDIRASLEDITGRVYKEEEA; encoded by the coding sequence GTGGTCGCAGTCATTGGTAGCGGCGCCTGGGGAACCGCGTGTGCTATCCACCTCGCCCGCAAGGGCGCGCATCCTGTTCTGTGGGCGTACGAGTCCGAACTCTGCGAAATAATCAACCGCACAAGAGAGAACACGTATTTTCTCCAGGGGATCTCTGTTCCTGAGGACGTTACGTGCACGCACCTGCTGCGAGAGGCTGCAGAATCTTCCGACAGCATCCTCCTCGCGACACCATCCTTTGCGCTGCGATCCGTGGTTCAGCAGTCTGCACCGTATCTTACCGGCAAGAAGATACTGATCCTCACAAAGGGGTTGGAAACGGACACCTTCTCCAGGGTGAGCGAAGTGGTTACGAAGGTACTCGGACCGGAAACCGCTGTCGCGGTTCTTTCCGGGCCTTCGTTTGCACGGGAAGTGGCCAAGGGAGCTCACACGGCAGTCGTCATTGCTTCACGGAACAAACAGGTTGCAGTCTATTTTCAAGAGATGCTCCATGATGCGAGGCTTCGCGTCTATACGAGTGAGGACGTTGTCGGCGTGGAACTGGGAGGGGCTCTCAAGAACGTTATGGCGATTGGCGCAGGCATGATTGAAGGGTTGAAGCTCGGGAGCAATACCCAGGCAGCTTACATCACGCGGGCGCTCGCCGAGATACGTCGGCTGGGCAAAGCTCTCGGTGCCAGGGACGCTACGTTCATGGGTCTCTCTGGTATCGGCGACCTGGTTCTCACCTGCACCGGCCCTTTGAGCCGGAACCGCCAGTTCGGCATTGACCTGGCAGCCGGGAGAAAGGCGTCGGAAATAGTGGCAGGCCAGAAGAGTGTTGTCGAAGGCTACTACACGATCGACGCAACCTACAGGCTCTCAAAGGCTCGCAGCGTAGAGATGCCCATCACTGAAGAACTATATCGCATCGTTTACCTGAATAAAGACATACGCGCATCTCTGGAAGACATAACCGGGCGAGTCTACAAGGAAGAAGAAGCTTGA
- a CDS encoding DUF1638 domain-containing protein, which produces MSSIIIACNTIADELNLAIKATGATHPVLWIDSKLHTKPEKLREQIQSAISRISNVSTIILAFGYCGNALVGIKSEHARLVFPKVEDCISVLLGSAERRRTLSKETCSYYLTRGWLESENNLAEEYTYCVKKFGLQRALKVMHAMLKSYRHLTLIDTGAYDLERLRPRTEELATTLGLCHKVVEGSQRLFQKLLTGPYDNEFVQMEPGQEITLDSLLESYRQAQASQI; this is translated from the coding sequence ATGAGCAGCATCATTATCGCCTGCAACACTATTGCCGACGAGTTGAACCTCGCCATAAAAGCTACGGGTGCGACCCATCCGGTTCTCTGGATCGATTCGAAACTCCACACCAAGCCGGAGAAGTTGAGGGAACAGATCCAGTCGGCTATTTCGAGAATAAGCAACGTGTCGACGATCATCCTCGCCTTTGGTTACTGCGGCAATGCCCTCGTCGGCATCAAGTCGGAGCACGCACGACTTGTCTTTCCCAAAGTCGAGGACTGTATATCAGTGCTCCTCGGCTCGGCGGAGAGGAGAAGAACGCTCTCCAAGGAGACGTGTAGTTATTACCTCACGAGGGGCTGGCTGGAATCTGAGAACAATCTCGCCGAAGAATACACCTATTGCGTTAAAAAATTTGGCCTGCAGCGCGCGCTTAAAGTGATGCACGCCATGCTCAAGAGCTACCGCCACCTGACATTGATCGACACGGGCGCTTACGACCTTGAGCGGCTTCGACCCAGAACAGAAGAGCTGGCAACAACGCTCGGCCTTTGCCACAAAGTGGTCGAGGGCTCTCAAAGACTTTTCCAGAAGCTGCTCACTGGACCTTATGACAATGAGTTCGTCCAGATGGAACCTGGCCAGGAAATTACCCTTGACAGCCTCCTGGAGTCATACCGTCAAGCTCAGGCCAGCCAGATATGA
- a CDS encoding tripartite tricarboxylate transporter substrate binding protein produces the protein MRTNLYLTALLGCMLLAVLVTPAGSQSAYPAKQIDVLIGYGPGGIVDVSERFLAGKAEKILGQPMVITNNGGGGSSVAVAIVATKQPDGYFIAGCASTGLVRIPQFRTVPYKWDDLTPIMHFATPILTSLVVRADSPFKAVKDLVEYARKNPGKVTYSTTGVGSPMHMAMEYIAKQEGIKWTHVPYPGTMPAFMALLGNHVTAQAGAAECVPYIKEGKVRLLATISEKRVKTFPDVPTLRELGYDTFNETVFMFAAPKGTPQAIIDKLDNAFHKSMADPEFNGLLAKLEMEPSYRNSADTKKYLEDAHSRIGKLIRELKIPREEEKK, from the coding sequence ATGCGAACGAATCTATATTTGACAGCGCTACTCGGATGCATGCTCTTGGCTGTGCTCGTAACGCCGGCAGGGAGTCAAAGCGCTTACCCGGCAAAACAAATCGACGTTCTTATCGGATATGGGCCGGGCGGGATTGTCGATGTGTCCGAACGTTTCCTTGCGGGCAAAGCCGAGAAGATCCTAGGCCAGCCCATGGTGATCACCAATAACGGTGGTGGCGGCAGTTCCGTGGCTGTGGCCATCGTAGCCACGAAGCAGCCGGATGGCTATTTTATCGCGGGGTGCGCCAGCACGGGTCTCGTGAGAATTCCGCAATTCAGAACGGTGCCGTACAAATGGGACGACCTCACGCCGATCATGCACTTCGCAACACCCATCCTCACATCGCTCGTGGTCCGGGCTGATTCGCCCTTTAAGGCGGTGAAGGACCTGGTCGAGTACGCCAGAAAGAATCCCGGGAAAGTGACGTACAGCACCACCGGAGTGGGATCACCCATGCACATGGCAATGGAGTACATCGCCAAACAGGAAGGGATAAAATGGACGCACGTGCCCTATCCAGGCACTATGCCCGCCTTCATGGCACTGCTCGGAAATCATGTCACCGCGCAGGCAGGAGCTGCTGAATGCGTCCCCTACATAAAGGAAGGCAAGGTCAGGCTGCTCGCCACGATCAGTGAGAAACGCGTCAAGACCTTTCCGGATGTGCCGACCCTGCGAGAGCTCGGGTACGATACGTTTAATGAAACAGTCTTCATGTTTGCCGCTCCCAAGGGAACGCCCCAGGCAATCATAGACAAGCTGGACAACGCCTTTCACAAAAGCATGGCCGATCCCGAGTTTAACGGATTGCTCGCAAAACTGGAAATGGAGCCTTCCTACAGGAACTCGGCCGACACGAAAAAGTACCTTGAAGATGCCCACAGCCGTATCGGAAAGTTGATTCGCGAGCTGAAGATACCAAGAGAGGAAGAGAAGAAATGA
- a CDS encoding tripartite tricarboxylate transporter substrate binding protein, translating to MKRFLTVVIVCLIPVTLAGSLWGQAPYPAKPIELLIGWAPGATGDLTHRMLASKAEKILGQPVVPLNNGGGSGAVAVTLGARKPADGYYLMGTSSTALVRVPLFKTVPYKWDDVTPIMHFAAPVLTSLVVKSDSPWKSLKELIEYAKKNPGKVTYATLGVGSPMHMAMEYVARQEGGIKWTHVPYQGTMPAFMALLGGHVSAQLGSGECIPYVKDGTLRLLANVGERRAKSFPDVPTLKELGYDYFNETVFVIAAPKGTPQPIIDKLDKTFHQTMADPEFVSLVTKLEFEPVYRNSADTTKYLREANVRIGRLVQELKIPREAEK from the coding sequence ATGAAACGTTTTCTCACCGTAGTAATCGTATGCCTTATTCCTGTTACCCTCGCAGGTTCGCTCTGGGGCCAGGCGCCCTATCCTGCTAAACCCATCGAGCTCCTGATCGGCTGGGCGCCGGGCGCCACAGGGGACTTAACACACAGAATGCTCGCGAGCAAAGCCGAGAAGATACTGGGCCAACCTGTTGTTCCCTTGAATAACGGCGGCGGCAGCGGCGCGGTGGCTGTGACGCTGGGGGCCAGGAAGCCGGCCGACGGCTATTACCTCATGGGCACTTCAAGCACGGCATTGGTCAGGGTTCCGCTGTTCAAGACCGTGCCCTACAAGTGGGATGATGTTACACCCATCATGCACTTTGCTGCGCCGGTACTCACCTCGCTAGTCGTAAAATCGGATTCCCCCTGGAAGTCTCTCAAAGAGCTTATTGAGTACGCCAAGAAGAACCCGGGGAAGGTCACCTACGCCACGTTAGGCGTCGGGTCGCCGATGCACATGGCCATGGAGTATGTCGCCAGGCAGGAGGGTGGAATTAAATGGACCCATGTTCCTTATCAGGGGACCATGCCTGCTTTTATGGCATTGCTCGGAGGCCACGTATCGGCACAGCTTGGCTCAGGCGAATGCATCCCCTACGTGAAGGACGGTACGCTGAGACTGCTGGCAAACGTGGGTGAGCGGCGGGCCAAGAGTTTTCCGGATGTACCGACTCTCAAAGAACTGGGATACGATTACTTCAATGAAACGGTCTTTGTGATCGCCGCTCCGAAAGGAACGCCTCAGCCCATTATCGACAAGCTTGATAAGACGTTCCATCAGACAATGGCTGACCCGGAATTCGTCAGTCTCGTAACAAAACTCGAATTTGAGCCCGTGTACAGGAACTCAGCCGACACCACTAAATACCTGAGAGAAGCGAACGTACGTATCGGCCGTTTGGTTCAGGAGCTTAAAATACCCAGAGAAGCAGAAAAATAA
- a CDS encoding tripartite tricarboxylate transporter substrate binding protein, translating to MRRRFSTKKRVLAQTAFLSLVLIFSAAITGAADYPVKPIELLCPYTAGASIDIMARLIADIAPTYIGQPIAVINKPGAGGSLAAAEVISAKPDGYKLVTLGQGFFAITTKTQKIPFDPNELEPIANFMAWRLAMMVRADSPWKSLNDLLSYGKKNQGQLNWAHSGRGTPPHIIAVDIFKKAGVQATDVPYKGSPEALSALLGGHIQAASLPYGTVSDQVKAGKVRPLAFYSEKRYADQPNVPCIVELGFPDAAKLMTYVAIYVRKDTPGSIKSYLTAASKKIYDDPRFKRLPEIGGEDPQFGGPEFVRQTIRNAEEVGVPILKEIGLYVGK from the coding sequence GTGAGACGAAGGTTCAGCACGAAGAAACGAGTCCTAGCACAAACAGCATTCCTCTCTCTGGTCCTGATTTTTTCTGCAGCAATCACGGGCGCGGCAGATTACCCGGTGAAGCCGATTGAGCTTCTCTGTCCTTACACGGCAGGGGCTTCCATAGATATCATGGCCAGACTGATTGCAGACATAGCGCCGACGTACATCGGCCAGCCGATTGCCGTGATAAATAAACCTGGAGCGGGCGGAAGTCTGGCTGCGGCCGAGGTAATCAGCGCCAAGCCGGATGGCTACAAACTGGTAACTCTCGGCCAGGGGTTTTTTGCCATCACTACCAAGACACAAAAGATACCCTTCGATCCGAATGAACTGGAGCCCATAGCCAATTTCATGGCATGGAGGCTTGCCATGATGGTGCGGGCTGACTCTCCATGGAAGAGCCTCAATGATCTTCTCAGCTACGGAAAGAAGAATCAGGGACAGCTGAACTGGGCGCATTCCGGCAGGGGGACCCCGCCCCACATAATCGCGGTTGACATATTCAAGAAGGCGGGCGTTCAAGCAACGGATGTACCCTACAAAGGCAGTCCCGAAGCCTTATCGGCCTTGCTCGGAGGACATATCCAGGCCGCAAGTCTTCCTTATGGTACGGTGAGTGATCAGGTCAAGGCGGGAAAGGTACGGCCGCTGGCCTTTTACAGCGAGAAGAGGTACGCAGATCAGCCGAACGTGCCGTGCATCGTTGAGCTTGGTTTTCCTGACGCAGCGAAACTGATGACGTACGTCGCAATCTATGTCCGTAAGGATACGCCTGGCAGCATAAAGAGCTATCTTACCGCTGCCTCAAAAAAGATCTATGACGATCCCAGGTTCAAACGGCTTCCTGAGATAGGCGGGGAAGATCCTCAGTTCGGCGGACCCGAGTTCGTGAGACAGACCATACGCAACGCAGAAGAAGTCGGCGTACCTATACTCAAAGAAATCGGCCTCTACGTGGGCAAGTAA
- a CDS encoding amidohydrolase family protein, whose amino-acid sequence MKIDIYTHVMPERYKTLLYKHSDKFATEKAVQDRRPALTDHEMRLRILEEFPDVVEVLSATMPPVEEIVGPKEAVEMAKICNDEMAELVAHNPKKYITAIANLPLNDMDATLKEAERAIKTLGFKGVQVHTRVLGKPLSTDEMMPLYELMSGYDLPIWIHPMRSSSQPDFAAETVSYNQIFSIFGWPFDTTAAMVRLVFAGILEKFPNIKFITHHCGALVPYFRERIIVHYNNGLERLGAKHYPGLTKHPIEYLRMFYNDTALNGNPSALNLALEFFGEDHILFGTDLPYDIQNGRLSVKQTIDAIEKMSASDASKQKIFEGNARRLLKL is encoded by the coding sequence ATGAAGATCGATATCTACACGCACGTGATGCCCGAGCGGTACAAAACGCTCCTTTACAAGCATTCAGACAAGTTCGCCACTGAAAAAGCCGTTCAGGACAGGAGGCCTGCCTTAACCGACCATGAGATGAGGCTGCGTATCCTGGAGGAGTTTCCTGACGTCGTTGAGGTGCTCTCCGCCACCATGCCTCCTGTCGAGGAGATCGTTGGCCCCAAGGAAGCCGTGGAAATGGCAAAGATCTGCAACGACGAAATGGCAGAACTGGTCGCGCATAATCCCAAAAAATACATCACCGCCATAGCAAATCTTCCCCTGAATGACATGGACGCTACCCTGAAAGAGGCCGAAAGGGCAATCAAGACACTCGGCTTCAAAGGCGTACAGGTGCACACGCGCGTCCTGGGTAAGCCGTTGAGCACGGACGAAATGATGCCCCTCTATGAGCTTATGTCAGGGTACGATCTGCCCATATGGATCCACCCGATGCGCAGCTCCAGTCAACCCGATTTCGCTGCCGAGACGGTTTCCTACAATCAGATTTTTTCAATATTCGGCTGGCCTTTTGACACAACCGCTGCGATGGTACGGCTCGTGTTCGCCGGCATCTTAGAAAAATTCCCCAATATCAAGTTCATCACCCATCATTGCGGTGCACTCGTTCCCTATTTCAGAGAAAGGATCATCGTGCATTACAATAACGGGCTGGAACGCCTGGGTGCAAAGCATTATCCCGGCCTCACAAAACACCCGATCGAGTATCTGCGGATGTTTTATAACGACACGGCTTTGAACGGAAACCCTTCCGCGCTCAATCTGGCGCTGGAATTTTTCGGAGAAGACCATATACTCTTCGGTACGGATCTGCCATACGATATCCAGAACGGACGCCTTTCGGTCAAGCAGACTATCGATGCCATCGAGAAGATGAGCGCCTCCGATGCGTCCAAGCAGAAGATATTCGAAGGTAATGCACGGAGGCTTCTAAAACTGTGA
- a CDS encoding TraB/GumN family protein, translating into MTRRHNATLMRKQFSGWLFLLLVLCLVGSILDVDRGLAQEGKSFLWKVQSKTSTLYLLGSIHFLKQENYPLNPVIEKAFAQSSYLVVEADVSDPGKLKIETLLPKALYPDNDTLQNHVSAQTYELVQKETGKLGLPLELVARQKPWFLALTLEALELARLGFDPAHGIDSYFLSKAQGSKKILELESIDQQISLLSGLPDKDQELFLVYTLKDLNVLDEETACLVKAWSTGNANQLEAIMTKAIKEDRRLEPIFKRLLEDRNKGMVSTIEGYLKTKESYLVVVGAGHLVGDRGIVRLLKEKGYTVEQF; encoded by the coding sequence GTGACTCGACGGCATAATGCTACGCTGATGCGGAAACAATTCTCCGGCTGGCTCTTTCTTCTCCTGGTCCTTTGCCTCGTTGGGAGCATTCTTGATGTAGATAGGGGCTTGGCCCAGGAAGGAAAAAGTTTTCTGTGGAAGGTGCAGTCCAAGACATCGACTCTCTATCTTCTTGGCTCAATCCATTTTCTCAAGCAGGAGAACTATCCCCTGAACCCCGTGATCGAAAAAGCATTTGCACAGTCGAGCTATCTGGTGGTCGAGGCTGACGTCAGTGATCCGGGCAAACTCAAGATTGAAACACTGTTGCCGAAGGCACTATACCCTGACAACGACACGCTGCAGAATCACGTGTCAGCCCAGACCTACGAATTGGTCCAGAAAGAGACCGGCAAGCTCGGGCTACCTCTTGAGCTCGTGGCCAGACAGAAGCCCTGGTTTCTTGCTCTCACGTTGGAAGCGCTCGAACTCGCCCGACTGGGATTTGACCCGGCGCATGGGATCGACTCCTACTTTCTTTCTAAGGCTCAAGGTTCAAAAAAAATACTCGAACTGGAAAGTATAGACCAACAGATCAGCCTTCTGTCGGGCCTTCCTGATAAAGATCAGGAACTCTTCCTGGTTTATACGCTCAAAGATCTCAACGTCCTGGACGAAGAAACCGCCTGCCTCGTGAAAGCCTGGTCAACCGGTAACGCAAACCAACTTGAAGCCATCATGACGAAGGCAATAAAGGAAGACCGCAGACTGGAGCCGATCTTCAAGAGACTCCTGGAAGACCGGAACAAAGGCATGGTTTCGACCATCGAGGGCTACCTGAAGACAAAGGAATCCTACCTTGTCGTGGTGGGAGCAGGCCACCTGGTAGGTGATAGAGGTATTGTCAGGCTGCTCAAAGAGAAGGGTTATACTGTCGAGCAGTTCTGA
- a CDS encoding ABC transporter ATP-binding protein, producing MLSVEKLSVYYGGIQALKEVSLEVRDGEIVSVLGANGAGKSTLLMSISGILPSRQGKIVFDQKNITRHSPSSIVRVGICQVPEGRDVFKSLSTFDNLRMGTYHHYRKSSKSLIAEDLERVYSLFPILKQRHSQMAGTLSGGEQQMLAIGRGLMARPKLMMLDEPSLGLAPIVVEEIFRILRELNSLGITLLLIEQNARAALKIATRGYVMETGKVTMEGRAEELLENEHVVSAYLGG from the coding sequence ATGCTGTCTGTAGAAAAACTGAGTGTCTATTATGGCGGAATCCAGGCGCTCAAGGAGGTTTCCTTAGAAGTAAGAGACGGGGAGATCGTGAGCGTATTGGGGGCAAACGGTGCGGGTAAATCGACTCTCCTCATGAGCATTTCCGGAATCCTGCCTTCACGGCAGGGAAAAATAGTCTTCGATCAGAAAAACATCACGCGGCACAGCCCCAGCTCTATAGTTCGCGTCGGTATCTGCCAGGTACCGGAAGGACGTGATGTTTTCAAGTCTCTCTCCACGTTTGATAACCTGCGCATGGGAACCTATCACCACTATAGAAAAAGTTCGAAAAGCTTAATCGCCGAGGATCTGGAGCGCGTCTACTCGCTCTTCCCTATCCTCAAACAACGCCATAGCCAGATGGCAGGAACCTTGAGCGGGGGCGAGCAGCAGATGCTTGCCATCGGGCGAGGCCTTATGGCCCGCCCGAAACTGATGATGCTCGACGAACCTTCGCTTGGACTCGCGCCCATTGTCGTTGAGGAGATTTTCAGGATTTTGCGTGAGCTTAATTCACTGGGCATTACGCTTCTGTTGATCGAGCAGAACGCACGGGCAGCGCTGAAAATAGCTACCCGTGGCTACGTGATGGAAACAGGGAAGGTAACAATGGAGGGCAGGGCAGAGGAGTTGCTGGAGAATGAACATGTAGTATCCGCCTACCTCGGCGGCTGA
- a CDS encoding ABC transporter ATP-binding protein, whose amino-acid sequence MILEIKELSRFFQRLTAVNDLSFAVEKGSIKALIGPNGAGKTTTFNMISGLLAPSRGSITFKGEELTSCPPHVRAWKGLSRTFQIVRPFAEMSVLENVMVGCDMRTRSGLFSAALRLPRCFADEKRARHKAMEELEFVGLDARAEAPATSLPMGEQRVMEIARALASDPEIVLFDEPAAGLNEKETDELAKNLLRIKKRGITVLLVEHDMRLVMHVSDQVVVINYGSLIAEGTPTEIRNNSEVITAYLGK is encoded by the coding sequence TTGATTCTCGAGATCAAGGAATTGAGCAGATTCTTCCAGCGTCTCACAGCGGTGAACGACCTGAGTTTTGCCGTAGAGAAAGGCAGCATCAAGGCGCTGATAGGCCCGAATGGCGCAGGGAAAACAACTACGTTTAACATGATTTCTGGCCTTCTTGCTCCTAGCAGGGGTTCGATCACTTTCAAGGGAGAAGAGCTTACCTCATGTCCCCCGCACGTGCGCGCGTGGAAAGGCCTGTCGCGCACCTTCCAGATTGTGCGGCCTTTTGCCGAGATGAGCGTGCTTGAGAACGTGATGGTCGGCTGCGACATGCGTACCAGGAGCGGGCTCTTTTCGGCGGCGCTCAGACTTCCCCGGTGCTTCGCTGATGAGAAAAGGGCACGGCACAAGGCGATGGAGGAGCTGGAATTCGTCGGCTTAGATGCCCGTGCCGAGGCGCCTGCAACGAGCCTTCCCATGGGCGAACAGCGGGTCATGGAAATCGCAAGAGCTTTAGCTTCTGATCCGGAGATCGTCCTTTTTGATGAGCCGGCTGCGGGGCTGAATGAAAAGGAGACGGATGAATTGGCAAAGAATCTTCTCCGCATCAAAAAGAGAGGAATCACAGTCCTCCTTGTGGAGCATGATATGCGTCTTGTCATGCATGTCTCCGATCAGGTGGTGGTCATCAACTATGGCAGCCTGATCGCAGAGGGCACCCCTACGGAGATAAGGAATAATTCTGAAGTTATTACCGCGTATCTGGGGAAGTAA
- a CDS encoding branched-chain amino acid ABC transporter permease has product MMIRIVPYLLFALFIYLLPLLLAGSYWIHVLVIIGTYVIAAAGVDLVVGFAGQLSLCQAAFFALGAYASAILTTTYRVDPLLALIVGMIFTGLVAYGVGAPVLRLKGYYLAIATLGFGLIIQSCLVTLAQYTGGPDGFRDIVALKVGGYTFKTDEQYYYPIWTVAMLILLLTRNIVRSKAGRAMLALRGDDVAASAMGVDIARCKIQAFVLSAMYASLAGGLYAHSNRFISPQMADLSRSVEMIIMAVLGGIRTVFGVLIGTTIMKSIPEVLESFLDYQMVVTGAILIALLLYMPQGLIGVVRGVILRLRSRGEH; this is encoded by the coding sequence ATGATGATCAGGATTGTGCCGTACCTACTGTTTGCGCTCTTCATCTACCTTCTTCCACTATTGCTCGCGGGCTCTTACTGGATTCACGTGCTGGTGATCATTGGGACCTACGTGATTGCGGCCGCGGGAGTGGATCTGGTGGTTGGTTTCGCGGGACAGCTTTCGTTGTGCCAGGCCGCTTTTTTTGCGCTGGGCGCATACGCATCTGCGATCCTTACCACGACCTATCGCGTTGACCCGTTGCTGGCCCTTATTGTTGGCATGATTTTTACCGGGTTGGTTGCCTACGGCGTAGGTGCGCCCGTGCTGAGGCTGAAGGGGTACTACCTGGCCATCGCGACGCTCGGTTTCGGACTCATCATTCAGTCGTGTCTCGTCACACTGGCCCAGTACACGGGAGGTCCGGATGGGTTCAGGGACATCGTTGCCCTGAAAGTCGGGGGCTACACGTTCAAGACTGATGAGCAGTACTATTATCCGATCTGGACAGTAGCCATGCTGATCCTCTTGCTGACGCGTAACATAGTTCGATCCAAAGCAGGGCGGGCCATGCTGGCGCTGCGCGGCGATGATGTGGCTGCATCAGCCATGGGTGTAGATATCGCACGATGCAAGATCCAGGCTTTCGTGCTTTCCGCGATGTACGCTTCTCTCGCGGGAGGTCTCTATGCCCACTCGAATAGATTCATATCGCCACAGATGGCTGATCTTTCGCGGTCGGTAGAAATGATCATCATGGCGGTACTCGGAGGCATCAGGACTGTCTTTGGCGTACTCATCGGCACCACAATCATGAAAAGCATCCCGGAAGTCCTTGAGTCCTTCCTTGATTATCAGATGGTAGTGACGGGTGCGATTCTGATTGCTCTGCTGCTCTATATGCCACAGGGGCTCATAGGTGTGGTGCGTGGGGTCATTCTGCGTCTTCGCTCAAGGGGAGAGCATTGA
- a CDS encoding branched-chain amino acid ABC transporter permease: protein MENTYLSQAVQFIFAGLTSGSIYALVALGFDIIYNVTLVVNLAQGEFLMLGAMTMISLHTVFKLPLPLALIFSTLIVGGVGILFDRFAIRPLKKPSIMLLILLTLGGSTFLKGVALLIWGKDPYTAPTFTKIKSISFLGASFSPQMLWVIGALVVISVVLWFFFERTLIGKAMRACAENPRAASLMGVNVKTFVMISYFLGGALGALGGMLIAPVSFMVYDEGTMMGLKGFASAVLGGVGSYPGAVVGGLVLGLLESLSTGYVSSIFKDILAFLVLLCILVLKPTGLMKHSDDK, encoded by the coding sequence GTGGAAAACACCTATCTGTCTCAAGCCGTACAGTTTATTTTTGCAGGCCTTACCAGCGGTTCTATTTATGCGCTGGTGGCGCTCGGTTTTGATATCATCTACAATGTGACGCTCGTCGTCAATCTTGCGCAGGGAGAATTCCTGATGCTTGGAGCAATGACGATGATATCACTCCACACTGTTTTCAAGCTCCCTCTTCCGCTCGCGCTTATTTTCTCCACGCTCATCGTGGGGGGTGTCGGCATTCTTTTCGACCGGTTCGCTATCCGTCCGCTGAAGAAGCCATCGATCATGCTTCTGATTCTCCTCACGCTCGGAGGCTCAACCTTCCTGAAAGGAGTGGCACTCCTGATTTGGGGCAAGGACCCTTATACTGCGCCGACCTTCACAAAGATAAAAAGTATCTCGTTTCTCGGAGCCAGCTTCTCGCCGCAGATGCTCTGGGTGATCGGAGCGTTGGTTGTTATCTCTGTTGTGCTCTGGTTCTTTTTCGAGCGGACCCTTATAGGAAAGGCGATGCGTGCCTGTGCGGAGAATCCTCGTGCGGCGAGCCTGATGGGAGTCAATGTAAAAACGTTTGTGATGATCTCTTATTTTCTTGGAGGTGCGCTGGGCGCGTTGGGGGGGATGTTAATCGCGCCTGTCTCTTTCATGGTGTACGATGAGGGCACCATGATGGGCCTGAAGGGTTTTGCGAGTGCAGTGCTGGGCGGGGTGGGAAGCTATCCCGGAGCGGTAGTTGGCGGTCTTGTGCTGGGGCTGCTTGAAAGCCTTTCGACGGGGTATGTTTCTTCCATCTTCAAGGACATTCTTGCTTTTCTGGTGCTTCTCTGCATTCTTGTGCTAAAGCCAACCGGCCTCATGAAACATTCGGATGACAAATGA